One genomic region from Sphingobacterium multivorum encodes:
- a CDS encoding LytR/AlgR family response regulator transcription factor: MIKVVIIDDEPLARSIIAGYLKNEADISIMAECGDGFEAVKAIHAHEPDLIFLDVQMPKLTGFEMLELVDNPPAVIFTTAFDEYALKAFEKNALDYLLKPVSPTRFKKALEKFRASYSAPEKKVQPNYEVLTAQDETKIDRIVVKTGTQIKIIPIDTVKYLESYDDYVKIHTKDGMYLKNKTMAFFEKSLDPNQFVRIHRSFIIKVDQLAKLEPYEKDSYIAALTSGEKLNISKSGYARLKQLIGI; the protein is encoded by the coding sequence ATGATTAAAGTCGTTATTATCGATGATGAACCCCTTGCACGCTCCATTATTGCGGGTTACCTAAAAAATGAAGCCGATATATCCATCATGGCGGAATGTGGTGATGGCTTTGAAGCTGTTAAAGCTATCCATGCGCACGAACCGGATTTAATCTTTCTGGATGTACAAATGCCCAAATTGACCGGATTTGAAATGCTTGAACTTGTTGACAACCCTCCGGCGGTCATCTTTACGACCGCTTTTGACGAATATGCCTTGAAAGCTTTCGAAAAGAACGCCTTGGATTACCTATTAAAACCGGTATCACCAACACGTTTCAAAAAAGCCTTAGAAAAATTCAGAGCAAGCTACTCCGCACCCGAGAAAAAAGTTCAACCCAACTACGAAGTGCTTACAGCGCAGGACGAAACAAAAATCGACCGTATTGTTGTCAAAACAGGCACCCAGATCAAGATTATTCCGATTGATACCGTCAAATACCTGGAGTCTTATGATGACTATGTTAAGATTCATACCAAAGATGGCATGTACCTAAAAAATAAAACAATGGCATTTTTTGAAAAATCTTTGGATCCGAATCAATTTGTCCGTATACACCGATCTTTTATCATTAAAGTGGATCAGTTGGCCAAATTGGAACCTTATGAAAAGGATTCGTATATTGCTGCACTGACATCAGGAGAAAAGCTCAATATCAGTAAATCAGGCTATGCCCGATTAAAACAATTGATTGGAATTTAA
- a CDS encoding 2-hydroxyacid dehydrogenase gives MKIFITKKIPQKGIDLLKSAGHDLTIHDSADPLSERQLIEASQQADYVLNGGMQKFDANFFQNCPNLKALSLMSVGYDNVDISAATLHGIPVSNTPGILSGATADVAFLLMLSVSRKAFFNHKRILQGEWKGFDPTANLGIELNNKTLGIYGLGRIGFEFAKKAKAAYNMDIIYYNRSRNDEAEQILGARYVNFDDLLTRSDVLSIHAALTAETKNQFDKMTFARMKNSAILINTARGGLVNEIDLTEALETGQLWGAGLDVTNPEPMDPKNPLLNMENVCVLPHIGSATEETRDNMALMAASNLLAAIKGEKMPQIINKEVYQ, from the coding sequence ATGAAGATATTTATCACTAAAAAAATACCACAAAAAGGTATAGATTTATTAAAATCTGCCGGTCACGATCTAACGATACACGATTCAGCCGATCCCCTATCCGAAAGGCAGCTTATCGAAGCGAGCCAACAGGCTGATTACGTGCTCAATGGCGGAATGCAGAAGTTTGATGCAAATTTTTTCCAAAACTGCCCAAACCTTAAAGCCTTATCCCTCATGAGCGTAGGCTATGACAATGTAGATATCTCAGCTGCCACACTGCATGGAATACCTGTAAGCAATACGCCTGGCATACTTTCGGGAGCAACAGCTGATGTCGCCTTTCTTTTAATGCTGTCGGTATCACGGAAGGCATTTTTCAACCACAAGAGAATTTTGCAGGGCGAATGGAAAGGTTTTGATCCAACAGCAAACCTAGGCATCGAGCTCAACAACAAAACACTGGGTATTTATGGACTGGGGCGAATTGGCTTTGAATTCGCGAAAAAAGCCAAAGCAGCGTATAACATGGATATTATCTATTACAATCGGAGCCGTAATGACGAAGCAGAACAAATTCTTGGCGCACGATATGTGAATTTCGACGATCTACTTACGCGGAGCGACGTCCTTTCAATCCATGCGGCTTTGACAGCGGAGACTAAAAACCAGTTTGACAAAATGACATTTGCGCGCATGAAAAACTCCGCTATATTGATTAATACCGCTAGAGGCGGATTGGTCAATGAAATAGATCTAACAGAAGCCCTAGAGACTGGCCAACTATGGGGTGCCGGACTTGATGTGACAAATCCTGAACCGATGGATCCGAAAAATCCACTGTTAAATATGGAAAATGTCTGTGTACTACCACACATCGGGTCTGCTACAGAAGAAACGCGGGATAATATGGCATTGATGGCCGCCAGTAACTTACTGGCAGCAATTAAAGGCGAAAAAATGCCCCAGATTATCAATAAAGAGGTATATCAATGA
- a CDS encoding sensor histidine kinase yields MKSKLFLSVKSRLIGIICISVFIGYLALQYLLMLRSGFDQQLAFKDSFINSMVMMFCCYGMSSALNFYTPQPREIWKVLIIGLIMGAISIALSRFLMSYFIQSTFTPLLDLTLPYRGIVNFLILTSVAIINIVWNIQEDNINNIKRKQESENLLREAELYNLRQQLQPHFLFNSLNSIIALIGANPDEARNMTFQLSDFLRGTLRKENNQIITLEEELDHLQLYLDIEKVRFGHRLHTSISSSEEIFNNRLPAMIIQPLVENAIKHGLYNVTDQVEIKIKCYSIDGQLLIQITNPFDTEEQSKPKKGTGFGLSSIQRRLYLLYGRNDLLETQIQDNIFTSTLKIPQYD; encoded by the coding sequence ATGAAAAGCAAGCTGTTCCTCAGTGTTAAAAGTCGACTAATTGGCATTATCTGCATATCCGTATTTATCGGATATCTTGCATTACAATACCTATTGATGCTTCGTTCTGGTTTTGACCAACAACTCGCATTCAAAGATTCATTTATAAACAGCATGGTGATGATGTTTTGCTGCTATGGCATGTCATCAGCACTCAATTTTTATACCCCACAACCCCGGGAGATTTGGAAAGTACTCATCATCGGTTTAATCATGGGCGCAATAAGCATCGCATTAAGCCGATTCTTGATGAGTTACTTTATTCAATCGACCTTCACCCCACTTTTGGATTTAACATTACCCTATCGCGGTATTGTTAATTTCCTTATTTTAACTTCGGTTGCTATTATCAACATTGTCTGGAACATCCAGGAAGACAATATCAACAACATCAAACGGAAGCAGGAATCTGAAAATTTACTTCGGGAAGCCGAACTGTATAATCTAAGGCAACAGTTACAGCCTCATTTCCTCTTCAATAGCCTCAACTCCATCATAGCACTTATTGGCGCCAATCCGGACGAAGCCCGAAACATGACATTCCAGCTGTCGGACTTTTTAAGAGGAACATTAAGAAAAGAAAACAATCAAATTATCACACTTGAAGAAGAACTCGATCACCTTCAACTTTATCTCGATATTGAAAAAGTACGCTTCGGTCATCGACTCCATACATCCATCTCTTCCTCAGAAGAAATTTTCAACAATAGATTGCCAGCCATGATTATTCAGCCACTGGTGGAAAATGCGATTAAACACGGATTATACAATGTAACCGATCAAGTAGAAATTAAAATAAAATGCTATTCGATTGATGGTCAACTACTGATCCAGATTACCAACCCCTTCGACACCGAAGAACAGTCAAAGCCGAAAAAAGGCACTGGATTTGGACTATCCAGCATTCAACGCAGATTATATCTCCTTTATGGAAGAAATGATCTACTGGAAACTCAAATTCAGGACAACATATTTACCAGCACCCTAAAAATACCTCAATATGATTAA
- a CDS encoding mechanosensitive ion channel family protein translates to MESNLNSLGSRFGRLTDIVIESIPGIIGGIILLILGKYVINFVDRLLHKRFEKKNVDPSIRAFISSIVKIVMWVMLLLTVASQIGIQTTSFIAALSAFGLAVGMALQGSLSNFAGGVLILMFRPFEVGDSISSANGTAGTVERIDILYSTLISDDGVRVFSPNGPLANSVIKNYTKIVQRMFEYTISISYDKNVKEAKDIILRVLRSNENVLTTPEPTVFIKELGDSAMVLTVRAWTKREHYVAARNSMQEKIMLELERNDISLSSNPTQISIVSNSSDLGTAKA, encoded by the coding sequence ATGGAAAGTAATTTAAATAGTTTGGGGAGTAGATTTGGTCGTTTGACCGATATTGTCATTGAGTCTATTCCGGGGATTATAGGGGGAATTATCCTATTGATTCTTGGGAAATATGTGATCAATTTTGTAGATCGCTTATTACATAAACGTTTCGAAAAGAAGAATGTAGATCCCTCTATTCGGGCATTTATCTCCAGTATTGTAAAGATCGTCATGTGGGTGATGTTGCTCCTTACCGTCGCAAGTCAGATTGGAATACAGACAACTTCTTTTATTGCCGCTTTATCCGCCTTCGGGTTGGCCGTTGGTATGGCGCTGCAGGGAAGTTTGAGTAATTTTGCTGGCGGCGTGCTGATTTTGATGTTTAGACCATTTGAAGTAGGCGATTCCATATCGAGTGCAAATGGTACCGCAGGTACTGTAGAACGGATTGATATCTTGTATTCTACTTTAATAAGCGATGATGGTGTACGTGTTTTTAGCCCAAATGGCCCTTTGGCCAATTCGGTTATTAAAAACTATACGAAAATTGTGCAACGCATGTTTGAATATACCATCAGTATCTCTTATGATAAAAATGTGAAAGAAGCGAAAGACATTATCTTAAGGGTACTTCGTTCCAATGAAAACGTATTAACGACTCCTGAGCCAACTGTTTTTATCAAAGAATTGGGAGACAGTGCCATGGTTTTAACCGTTCGTGCGTGGACGAAAAGAGAGCATTATGTCGCTGCTCGAAACTCAATGCAGGAAAAGATTATGTTGGAGCTGGAAAGGAACGATATTAGTTTATCTTCCAATCCGACACAGATTAGCATTGTTTCGAATTCAAGTGACCTAGGGACTGCAAAAGCTTAG
- a CDS encoding serine hydrolase domain-containing protein yields MKHFITIVLLGITSYSFAQTNPEEQINRGVYNKLEFFINSQMTDSAYNMASDAFKQQFSLAKFTQVLQELYPLGRVKSSTIKKFEKGLATYQMDFDSQSYEILFATDTTLKFNTLKFTPLAIKPQVEKTIVVPATQKSVDNDDLFVDSVANAYLKQQNTQSLAIGILKNGQTKTYFYGETAKGNQTAPTKTSTYEIGSLSKVFTAILLSNLVEEGTITLDQPIALFLPDTLKKNEELSKITFQMLANHTSGLPRLPDNLDKVKGFNENDPYKTYDKKALYSYLASFKNTKKPGEEYEYSNLGYAVLGDIICSIYKKSYDQLVKDIICKPLEMNNTFQVLDPKRKDTFKVYNKDGQEVIPWSFDAFGPAGGLKSTLEDLLKFANAQFKMPQTPLENAMANTRLFTFFLPPDTDLGLAWHMNLIDDLTVYWHNGGTAGSSSYLALSPDKKSGVIILSNSAISADDKGKAILDYILRKK; encoded by the coding sequence ATGAAACATTTTATTACAATAGTATTGCTGGGCATCACATCTTACTCCTTTGCCCAAACGAATCCTGAGGAACAGATCAACAGAGGAGTTTACAATAAGCTGGAATTTTTTATCAATTCCCAGATGACAGACTCCGCCTATAATATGGCCAGTGACGCCTTCAAACAACAATTTAGCCTAGCCAAATTCACGCAAGTACTACAGGAACTCTATCCCTTAGGAAGAGTAAAAAGCTCAACCATAAAAAAGTTTGAAAAAGGGCTTGCAACCTATCAGATGGACTTCGACAGCCAATCGTATGAAATTCTTTTTGCAACGGACACAACCTTAAAATTCAATACATTAAAATTCACTCCTCTGGCAATCAAGCCTCAAGTGGAAAAAACTATTGTGGTACCTGCAACACAGAAATCAGTCGATAATGACGACCTTTTTGTCGATTCCGTTGCAAATGCTTATTTGAAACAACAAAATACGCAATCACTTGCAATTGGCATTCTAAAGAATGGACAAACAAAAACCTATTTCTATGGTGAGACTGCCAAAGGCAACCAAACAGCGCCTACAAAAACGTCTACCTATGAAATTGGCTCGTTAAGTAAAGTTTTTACCGCTATACTTTTGTCAAATCTTGTCGAGGAAGGAACGATAACCTTAGATCAGCCTATTGCGCTATTTCTTCCTGATACACTCAAGAAAAATGAAGAACTTTCAAAAATAACGTTTCAGATGTTGGCCAATCATACCTCTGGCTTACCAAGACTTCCTGACAATCTCGACAAAGTCAAAGGATTTAACGAAAACGATCCTTACAAAACATACGATAAAAAAGCACTTTATAGCTACCTCGCAAGCTTTAAAAATACGAAAAAACCAGGTGAAGAGTACGAGTACAGCAACCTTGGTTACGCCGTATTAGGAGATATTATATGCAGTATCTATAAAAAAAGTTATGATCAGCTCGTAAAAGACATCATCTGTAAGCCGCTTGAAATGAATAATACCTTTCAGGTATTGGATCCTAAGAGGAAAGATACCTTTAAAGTATATAACAAAGATGGTCAAGAAGTAATTCCCTGGTCGTTTGACGCTTTTGGTCCCGCTGGCGGATTAAAATCGACTCTTGAGGATCTACTTAAATTTGCGAATGCGCAATTCAAGATGCCGCAGACCCCATTGGAAAACGCCATGGCAAACACCAGATTGTTTACTTTTTTTCTACCTCCAGACACCGACCTGGGACTCGCATGGCATATGAACCTGATTGACGACCTAACGGTCTATTGGCACAATGGCGGAACTGCCGGAAGCAGCTCCTACCTAGCCTTATCGCCTGATAAAAAAAGTGGCGTTATCATCTTGTCCAATTCTGCCATCTCTGCCGATGACAAGGGTAAAGCTATTTTAGATTACATACTCCGTAAAAAATAA